In one window of Brenneria goodwinii DNA:
- the dnaG gene encoding DNA primase, with the protein MAGRIPRVFINDLLARTDIVDLIDARVKLKKQGKNYHACCPFHHEKTPSFTVNGDKQFYHCFGCGAHGNAIDFLMNYDRLEFVESIEELAAIYGLEVPYETGTGPTQLERHQRQSLYELMGQLSKFYQQALSQSGSAPALQYLQQRGLSAEVISHFAIGFAPAGWDNVLKRFGRNNDDRTTLNDAGMLVTNEQGRTYDRFRERVMFPIRDKRGRVIAFGGRVLGDGVPKYLNSPETEIFHKGRQLYGLYEAQQNHPELKRLLVVEGYMDVVALAQFGIDYAVASLGTSTTADHIQLLFRATDQVVCCYDGDRAGREAAWRALETALPYLNDGRQLRFMFLPEGEDPDTLVRKEGKERFEQRMEQALPLSQFLFETLQQQVDMSSPDGRTKLSTLVLPLIGQVPGETLRLYLRQQLGNKLGILDDSQLDRLLPKVAEHAQPYQPPQLKVTTMRILIGLLVQNPRLSAEVPELTLEGIEESKVAGLSLFKDLVKTCNASPGMNMGLLLEKYRDSKYRKQLETMASWNHMIEEDELDDKFRISLAELYDQLLRQRQETLIARERTHGLNAKEKKELWSLQLALTRKN; encoded by the coding sequence ATGGCTGGACGAATTCCACGCGTATTTATCAATGATCTGCTGGCTCGCACCGACATCGTCGATCTCATAGATGCGCGCGTCAAACTGAAAAAGCAGGGCAAGAATTATCATGCGTGCTGTCCGTTCCATCACGAAAAAACCCCCTCATTTACCGTAAACGGTGACAAACAGTTCTATCACTGTTTTGGTTGTGGCGCTCATGGCAACGCCATCGACTTTCTAATGAATTACGATCGTCTTGAATTCGTTGAAAGCATTGAAGAATTGGCTGCCATCTATGGTCTTGAAGTCCCGTATGAAACCGGCACCGGACCAACCCAGCTTGAGCGTCATCAACGACAAAGCCTGTATGAATTGATGGGGCAGTTGAGCAAGTTCTATCAACAGGCGCTAAGCCAGTCCGGCAGCGCGCCGGCATTACAATACTTGCAACAGCGAGGACTGAGCGCTGAGGTAATTAGCCATTTTGCCATTGGCTTCGCGCCAGCCGGGTGGGATAACGTTTTAAAGCGTTTCGGGCGTAATAATGACGACCGCACCACATTGAACGATGCCGGCATGTTGGTGACTAATGAACAGGGCCGTACCTATGACCGTTTTCGGGAACGAGTCATGTTCCCCATCCGGGATAAGCGGGGACGGGTGATTGCTTTTGGCGGACGGGTATTAGGCGATGGCGTGCCGAAATATCTGAACTCGCCGGAAACCGAAATTTTTCATAAGGGCCGTCAGCTCTATGGCCTGTATGAAGCGCAGCAGAATCATCCGGAACTGAAGCGGTTGCTGGTGGTTGAGGGGTATATGGATGTGGTCGCCCTGGCGCAGTTTGGTATTGATTATGCGGTTGCGTCGCTGGGAACATCTACGACGGCCGACCACATTCAGTTGCTGTTCCGCGCCACCGATCAGGTTGTCTGCTGCTATGACGGCGACCGCGCCGGCCGGGAAGCGGCATGGCGCGCGCTGGAAACTGCGCTACCTTATTTAAACGACGGTCGGCAGTTACGCTTTATGTTTTTACCGGAAGGAGAAGACCCCGACACGCTGGTTCGTAAAGAAGGCAAGGAACGCTTTGAGCAGCGAATGGAACAGGCTCTACCGCTGTCACAGTTTCTGTTTGAAACGCTGCAACAGCAGGTGGATATGAGTTCGCCCGATGGGCGCACCAAGCTCAGCACGCTGGTCCTGCCCTTGATTGGTCAGGTTCCTGGCGAGACGTTGCGCTTATATTTACGTCAGCAGTTGGGTAACAAACTTGGGATTCTGGATGACAGCCAGTTGGACCGGCTGTTGCCAAAAGTGGCCGAACATGCTCAACCTTACCAGCCGCCCCAGCTAAAAGTCACAACTATGCGTATACTTATAGGGCTATTAGTTCAAAACCCAAGGCTTTCGGCGGAAGTACCGGAGCTGACGCTGGAAGGAATAGAAGAGAGCAAAGTGGCTGGCCTGAGCCTGTTCAAGGATCTGGTAAAGACCTGTAATGCCAGCCCGGGAATGAATATGGGTTTGCTGCTTGAGAAATATCGAGACAGTAAATACCGGAAGCAGCTTGAAACCATGGCTTCCTGGAACCATATGATCGAAGAAGACGAACTGGACGACAAGTTTAGAATAAGCCTGGCGGAGCTCTACGATCAACTATTGAGGCAACGACAGGAAACATTGATTGCCCGTGAGCGAACGCATGGGCTGAATGCCAAAGAAAAAAAAGAACTTTGGTCATTGCAACTGGCTTTAACCAGAAAAAACTGA